TTTGTTACGGTAACTATGACGTGATGATAAATTTGTAGTTTAGGAAGGTTTTGATAGTTTTTTACCGTGATATGACAATGTTAATTTCGATAAGTTGTAAAATTTGAGTGTCATATTTTTGTGGAAAAATATGTTGAGTAATGTGATAAATTTGATTAGCAGTTAGgtgaaaatataataaataaaattaaaatattaaagtGAGGTGTCAAATTATAATTTGCTATCAAATTTTGTTTCTTCCGTCGTGTACTTAACTAACGCCTATATACCGTCAAATTTTACGTCTCATAAACGGGCGTCAAAATGGCCACAGGCGATAAAAGGTCAAGGATGAAAGATACATACCGATATGGGCAAGCCGAGGCTTCCAAGATTGGAACCGATGGCATAGGTGGTAACCGTGGCAAGGGTGGAAGATGCGGTGAAGAAGGGGCAGGTGTGCGCTTTGGAGGTGGCAATGTCGGAGTCACCGGTTCAGGTTGGGGTTTGGGTTTGGGCAGTGGGGAAGAAGCGCGTGGGCAGTTGGTCATTGGTTGGGCAGGTTGGGATATCAAATGATTAACTGTATAAATTTCGGTATCAAACATTTGAAACACAAGGTTTAGGCTTTGAGAAGGACCTGCAACTGCCTGACACCCCTGCCCATCGACGGAAAGTTGTGCCCGACAGTCGTTCATGTCCGGTGAACCATCGAATCTCATTACGTAGCTCCCTAACCAATTTGTGGTTTCTTCCTTGATCACTTCCAGTTGCCCGCCCTGCCCCGGGCAAGCCATTGATACTTTTATTCCTGTAATAAAAATTATACAATAATATTTGATGAATGGTAACGCAActtattttacaatatacataatTAGATATTTTAGTATAATTCATGTGAAGAAGGTATGAATATAGCATGACTATCAATATGGTTGTATACATTTGAACTGTCTTATTCAGTATTTACTTGAAGAATATAAGactgattttttatgaaaatgtataAAAATGAGATTTTCTTTACAAGTACACATCATAATTTGGACatgttctgtttttttttttttttttttttttttcttgtgataaaaaaaatatataatactccctaatatacaatatttatatttaaaaaaaaaaattacaaatatacatatattggTATCTAGGTGATATCATAAACTTTCAATACTTATTTACCTTGAAATTTATCTTTATATCCATAGATTAAAAATGTGAACTACAaatctaattttaaaactaataaaaatattaaaagcaAAATTTACAAATAAACACTTTTAAACAATTAAAACATGTTTATTAAAAAGCCAATCATGTAACTTGTTACATAGTCCTTATTACTCCAATTTTGACCTACTAAAGCAACTAAAAAAGAAGGAAAAAAGAAAGTAGTTGGGGTTTACATTCTTGTAAGCAAACAGTTTCATCATACTATAATTTTATAATGAAGAATTATGTATGTATATCATAAAGAATCACTAACCAGTTAAAGGGTAATCAAAGAGAGAAACTTGTCCATCTTTACATTGGTCACAAAAGACTGAGCCACTGACCACAGCATCTCCATTGGCTCCACCAATGACTGCACTCAATACTACAATGGTTGTTACTAGACCCACACCCATTCTTATCCAACTCATGAACCCACTTCACACAAGATATCGATTACCGTACTcacggtgataataataataatgcaggaAGAGTTGTAAATGTAAAACTGATATTGGAAGAAGCAAGCAAACTAGGTAGCTATTGGCAAGATAATAAATGGATCAGAGCTGGGGGGTAAAGGAACTCTCAACTGTCCAACAATTAATGAAATCTTGAAATATCATGTAAATGTAAAATGTTGACCCTTTTTCACATGCATAAAATAAATTGTCGGATCATTAACTTACAAGTTTTACTGCGTCAGGTATTACTCCGTAAATCTTAAACAACTCATCAACCATCAACCATCAGATTAATTTTAACTCCATTTTCCAGGGACTCCTTTTTTACGGAGTAATATATTTTTCAGGATATAATCTTTTCACTTTTGTACAGCAAGAGACTAACCTTCtaaaataaaatataactataaCATTCGCAACAATTAATCAAATATGTACAGCCCAAATTTTGAATCTAGCTATGAATGTAAGTAGTACTATTTAGTTATTTCAGTGTCTCATTTAATATGAGTGATGATGATGGTGTTTGTTGAGATATAAAGTTAAATGATTTTTGAGCCAAAAAGTTTGGTGGTAGTATTACAAATTACAATGAATACCGATCTCAGCATTAAACATAATTGACACAATTTTGGCCAAGAAAATAGTAAACTTGTTGACATTTGTATCAAAGACATTTATTGATATCGTAACCAATCAAATAGGTGAATTAAGTGCAAGTAGCCAAACGAGGAAACCTGATATCTTAGATGCACAACAAATGTATATATGTACCATATAAACATACATGACAAAAACTACAACTACTTTTTAGATATGTAATGTAGGAATAGATTCGTATAATCATGAAGTAGTAGCTCTCGAACATGTATGAATAATAGAAAATACAACCAGAAGGGTGTTGTTGGTTTACTGGTAAAAACTTGATTTTTATGGATGAAGTAGCATAAAGATTTCAACTTAGAACACTAGGAGAAATCAATATAGATACCTCTTTTGTGGTCACCGAAATTCACCCGCGATGACTTTGTGCTATCCACAAAGCGGGTGATCATTATGAAATTATTCGGTTCGTAAAGTAAGCCGGATATCAAACATGGGCGAGATCCTAGTATGTAGTGGGTGGGTCAGGTGACATTACTAGCttgattttataaatttaaagtatcactcaaattgtataggacactaCTTTAAATATATGACCTCATATGTTTTTTAAAATTTATAGATTATTTAAGCTAAGACCACTTGCAATGGCTACCTTAGCCACGAATTCACTATCTGAGCACTTGAAGCTACACCAACAGGATTGGAAGAAAGAGCCTCCACTTGCAACAACACATCCTGATTCGAACGAGTGATCAGATCCGAGTTAAACTCCCCCACAAACAAACGATCGATAAAATCCAATTTTCATTATCTCCTCAACCCACGGGTTACAGTACTCGTTCGAGACACCGGATGTCTTCGCATTGATACCACCACCATGTTAACAGTTATTAAAGTTGTCATTAACAAAACCCACAGATACCATTCCTAAAATTGTCTCCAATGTGTAGAGCATATGATTCTGTATAGATGGTAGTTTTGTAACTTCCTCCCTACATGCTTCCAAGGAATTCATTGAGTTCAAGACAACACTGGGACTAGCAATTTATTTATTACCACATTTaacattttagtattaatattattatatttgtttcaTCTCATTCACACAAAGTAAATAACAAGGAAAATACAATGGAAGGTCccaatttacaaaaaaaaaaaaaaaaatacacctaTGTATAAATTAGCATGTACATAGATGACTAATTGATGTATACAAACTAATAAAGCAACACACTAGTACTAGAATCACACAAATGCAAAAGATAACACAAAACATATGTACAAACCTTGATGAATACCCAAACATTTGCGCCAATCGATCGAATGATGATTGATTGATCGGAGACTTCATATCCGAGTAGATAAAATCATTAATCATCTTCTCAGCTGCTGCAACACGTTGCAGCTTTTCAAAGGGAACTCACATTGATCCAAACCCATTTGTTACTTTCAGATATGTCTCCAAAGAGTGATCCGTAAAATTATGAAACACGTTATCTTTAGTCAAAATAATCAGTATTGTGAACGGTGATTAAATGTTCATTATCCTCAACCGTTTTTATGGGATCTTGATCATACCATGTTACAGTTCCTACAAAAAAAAAAGTAGTAGTTGAATTGCTTATTAGATTTTAAGGGTGCTCACGAGTACATTACTAATAAAAAAGTAAATTTGGTTGTCATAATTACTCACGAATCAACTCAAATTAGTCAAGAATTTACAAAAAGAAAATGCAGGTGTGATCACAATGACGTCAAATTAAGATTAGAAGATGTACCTGGTACTGCAACGGGTTCTTGTTCTCTTGTAGAATGAAGAACGATTGTTCCAGAAATAACAATGATGAATCCACATATTTCAGATGCTATGTCACTAGCACTCTGATGTTCCCAATCCTGCATATTTACATTTTCAACCGTTTATTTGTTTCTTATACAGACACACACACACGgagatattttttatatatatacaaggaTCAAATACTAGCAAATTATTAGGTAGGTACCTTAAACATAATAACACTTGCAATGATTGTTAAAGAAGTGAACATGACATAATATATAGGGGACACAATTGCTGTGTTGAATGTATCCAAAGCCTGCAAATATAATAAGTCAGGAGGTTGTCAATTTGACAAACAATAATCAAATGGTTGACAAGTATTTGCCGCACAATCATAACATAAAGTCTAAAGTATAAACATGGTTAAAATTACTGTTATTATGTAAGGGAAAACTTTAGTGATTCTATTACTTGAAGTAAAAATAAAGGATCGGATATTTAGATGAGTTCTATGTGCTCAATTACACTGACATTTGAGTATATGACAAAGCTACTTCTTTTTTTTTTCCCTCATAAAAAAAAACATCATTTAAAGTTTAAACAATGAGAATCTGATAGTCAAACAGTAGATCAAATTTATAGTAGATCATCATTTTACTCTGCGCTTACCTATTACTCAGATAATGAGAATCAACAATATCGGAAGGATAATTACATATTTACAACGTTAGGCAGCTTTTCATCTTATTCTAATATCTCTGTATAACTAAATACTATTACAAAAATGCTCACCCAAACACCCCCTTAGCTCAGTTATTTTATAGGGGGTCATATAAGCTCTCATGAAATGGGTAAACGGATACAGGTTTCCTAGTTCAGGCTACCCTTGGAAGTATTCTTACTCAGATGTACGATATCTAACCGGGTTATCCCGTGAACGTTCCAGCCCTTTTCCCCGGCAACCCCATAATATGCTCTTGCAAACTCTTATAGAGTAAGTTAAAACTAAAGGATGTTTAAGTCAACATTTAACCATCTTTTGTATAACTAATGTTAAAATATGCTAGTTCCGGGGGTTAAATTAGattgtatcatttttatacatGTTAACAAAGAAAAATAAGAGAAACATGAAGAATACCTTGTTGAGATAATTCAACTGTGTAATAACACATAGTACGGCAGCAGTAACGAAAACCCAAGTTTGTGGATATGCAATCTGATTGACACCCTCTAAAGTAAGCTTTATCGCAATACCAATGGCTTTTATACTTGCAACCTACAAAATTAGAGATGGGTATCAATCACAGTCAGAATCACAAGACATAATAAAACTCTTGTGAGAATAAGCGATCTAAGAATTTACCGTCAGTGAGCCCATTAAAGAACATATCCCCAAGTATATCAAGATATTTGATTGTCCATAACGAGGTTCAAAATGCATCACGAGAGCCGCTACTAGTGACAATGTAACTGCTACGTATACTAGAAATGCTGTCCCAATAGAAACAAACTACAGTAGTAAGCATTGATAACAAGAGATATGTATATAGTTACAAGTGACAGAATATCAAGGGGGAGGTTAGATTTAAGTAGTAATAATCACATGTAATAAAATAACCAAAAACGACGTGTAAAGCTCTACAAAACAGACTCGACACCAGTAAGCTAACCTGGTTCAATTGCAAGATTCCATATTTCTTCGACAGAAGTTGGAGTAGACTCCGCAGGTGCATGAATCACCACAATTATCGAGCCAACTATGCAGGAGACGCATCCCAAAACACCCATCCTCTTAAGACGTTCTTTTAACATGAAGTGTGCCAAAACAGCGCTGTTTGAGTTTGTATTTAGAGATTAAGTAATGATTGTTGTTCATACTGCTTATGACCTACAAAAGTGTTGTCGTCCTAATATGATTTTTATAACAAAGCTTGTTTATGATCTTTAAATTTACGATAATATATTTCTCTAACTTGGATTCCATCATTGTGTCGTAGTAATTCCATAAAAAAGGTTCAACAAGAACAAAAAAATGTCACGAAATGCAAACTACTATGTTAGGCCCTAATTCACATTTAAACAGATCATATCATGCATAAGTATGGTTGGATGTTTAGATTAGAAACAGATAGAGGTTAAAAACCACAATATGTAAATGGATATGTTCACATGTCAACGAGAAAATGTATAATGTAACAAAACTGTACTTTGTGGTTCTTAAACTAAGTTTCTTGTTTTTCATTTAAACCTTCACTAATATTCACGTATAATTCTTGTTTGAACCTTCCACATTATTCAACATTTCATTTCTGCGAGAATGATAGGTCTACAAGTCTTTCACAACGTTTTATCAGcataaaatcataaatcaaacaaTTTCCACCCCCATTTTATAGGATGTCTCGCTCTGCTAGTCTGCTACTGTTATCATTTTGTGAAGTAGGATAATTAAGAATCAAATTTGATAACTTGAGATAGAGTAGAGTTGAAACTATTACCTAACGATTATACTCAATGCACCAAGTGGAGTTACGAGGATAGCAGGAGCGTAAGCGTAAGCAACAAAATTAGCAGCCTCTCCAACAATCACTACATATTAATATAACATGAATGAATCAAACATCTCCCTTTAGTTCTCATTCTCATGTCAGTTAATGTTTGTATGCCAAGATCAATCAAGTTTTTTAGTTATAAGAGAGTTACTTGTAATCATGCCTGCCCACCAAAGTGGTTCTTGTAGGTAAGTATAGCCTCCATGTCCTAAAACATAAAAGTAACATGTTACACACATATAGAAGCTCATGTCTATGCAAGTCCATGTTCATTGGGAATAATCGAAAATTTACTTAACACAGTCATGACATCTGATTTGATATTTATCCAACTTGACTTGTAAATGACCATTTTAATTCCTTATAATTCTTTTGAGAAACATCATGTTTATTCAATTGTTTCTCTAAACATTCAATGGAAATCCAACAACGATTTCATGATTTTCTTTAGAAAATttagttctttttttttttaagaaacctaGACAGAAAATCGTTTATAAATGTTGCAATTCAGTGAAATTTGATACTTTAAACGTTATAAATACTATGATAACTACACATCAATACTACAACAAAGATACCTTACATAAAATATGTTTTGATCACAACTCAAGGCTCTTGCTCTGCAATGAGGGATGCGAATTATATGGTGCAGATATGTAATTCTTATAATAGATTTTAAACTAACCATGGCAGATAACCTTGACCAATGATAATCCAGTACTTAGGACTTAAAAATCTCACTTTAGACCTTGAGATCAGAACACCTTTTTACAGATTCTATCGCAAATTTTTAACTACAAATATCCCTACAGGAGGTGTTTGATAAGTAAACTATTGCCTTACATGCTTACTGAAAATTACGAAAGAGGACTTGTTTATTTAAACCAGTAAGCTCAAGTTGGTGAGCTCGTAAGCCATTAAAATTGAGCTTTTCAGCTTTTACAATTTTCAATAAGCTGTAGGACTTAAAAATAAGTTACCCAAACCTCAAAAGTAATACAAAAACCAAACAAAATTAACAAATGCACATCAAAGTTCAAAACTTTATAGTACACCCAAACTTAAGAATCTATAATTCAAGTATGAAACCAAGAAAAATATAGTACTCCGTAAGAAATAAAGATAGAAACCCATACCTGCACCAAAACCAGTGGAAGCGGCAGCACGTTTAAGACCTTTTTTCTTCAAAATAAAACTTGTTCCTATAAATCCACTAGATAACACTGCTAATATCAACCCTGTTGAATTCTCAGATACACCCATTTCCTTTTTCTTCTTTAACCCAGAAAAAAAAGACTCGATTTTTCTATAAAAAAACTACAACCCCATAGATAAATTGACAATTTTTCGCAAGATTAGGGATCTGATAAAAAGAAAAAATATTTGAACTTTGATTGATATCAGAGGTTTTGAAGATGACTAGATGAGTTATGAAGTGGGTCCGAATAAGGGTATTCGGGTAAAATATTTTCCGGGTGGACCCATTTACAAGGCCATTGTCATTTGCCAGCTACACAAAGATGGTAAGAAGATGATGAGATCCAGCGAATCTTGTTTCCCCACTTGGTGTTTTCCTCACCAATCAGAATTTTTTGGTTAATTGTTGCAAAAGGTATCCTTTTAGTTTCAGTAATTGTGTTTAAGTCCTTTCAGTAATTGGGATTTATTTTATGTTCAACacaaatgattaaaaaaaaaaaagacttctTTGCTCCGTTTATCCTTCGTTTATACACAAAATTGTAATTCAAGTCGTTCAATTTTTTTAATTGAATTTGTATTTCAATTAGATCTTTaaaaaataaagtaataataagtTAATATCCTTGTAAATTTTGATTGAGCGATATAAATCAACACCTTTGTTGGCTTTCGTTAGAAACTCGACTAACGCTTTTAAGCGTTAATGTGTGAAACTGGGTTTCCGACCAAAGGCGTCAACGCCTCTCCAGATCATCTCAAAAATTTAATGCGGCGATATGAATGTTCTTAAACACCTTCGTATTTTTGCATTTCGATTAATTTCCTATACACTTCGAATTTGTTCACGCCCCGTCCAAACTAAATGGACAAATATAAAGAGCAACCAAGAGTCATACACCCAAAAGCGAGTAAGCAACTAACAATGTACTGTACATTATTTGTACAAGTCAAATAACTCGTACCGGGCAGAATGAAGCAGAAGTAAACATGCAAAACATGTGCTATCGCTACGAGCATGATAAATGATATCTCATGCTTTTTTCTCCATATGGTGCACCACCGATTTTTTCATcacaaccaatatatatatatatatatatatatatatatatatatatatatatatatatatatatatatatatatatatatatatatatataggggcaggatcaatggggaagtaatcaatcggggagaagcggtgggaagcaaaaaaaaaaaattcgctttTTTGGGAAAAATATTTAGTTTcaggtacaaaaaaaaaaaaaaaaaaaaaaaaactttagtcTTTTAAATGAACACACAACTTGAATGTGTATGTATGACAATAGTAATATTTTGGGTATATAGCTTACAATGGGACAGAACTGAAAATATATAACCTACTTATCGTTTTAACCCTATTTTAATTCATACGAGATCACTTGCATTACTACTATCGGTTAACTTCATCAAAATAAATGAAATCAACGACACATGTAAAAGTCTAGAAACCGATAATAATAGGAAATCAGGAAGATAGATACACATATTTATATCTAAACATCTAAAGTTGACCGAAATCAGCAATAACAACCAACTTAGAACAAGCTCCACTACCGGATCCAACCTTTTCAATCGCTTTCACAACATCCATACCTTCAATCACTATACCGAACACAACATGCTTTCCATCAAGCCACTCAGTTTTAGCAATACAAATAAAAAAACTGCGACCTGTTCATATTCGTACGCGCGTTCGCCATTGATAAAATTCCAGGACCAATGTGTTTCTTTATGAAATTTCATCAGCGACATTGTTGTCGTAAATCGATTCACCACCGGTACCGTTACCGTGAGTGAAATCTTCGCCTTGACACATGAATTTAGGAATCACTCGATGGAAACTCGATCCTTTAAAATGTAACGATTTACCAGAAATGCTGGTTCCCTTTTTCCTGTGGAAAGTGCCCGGGAGTTTTCGGCTGTTAACGCTGTTGTGTCGGCAAAAAAGCTCTATTACGATCCGGCCAACTGGTGTACCGCCGACGGTCATGTCGAAGAAAACCTTGGGGTTTACCATTGAAAAACTTTCAGATTTTTGGAATACGGGGAGAAATTGTAAGGATTTTACTGAATACTTGGAGTGTAATTTGTGTGGTATATATAGCGGTGGGTGATGGATACGTGAATAGGATCTTGACCGTTGATAGTGGCAGGTGGTGTGATTTTGAGCTATTCTCGATGGTACTAGAGTTATGATATACTCTGTACTTAACTAAGGGTGTGCTTGATAAAACTGAATGGTTAAACgctgaatggttcataatctgaatgattcaaatgtGCTGAATGGGTTTGGTTATGAATGACATAAGTTGTTTGATAAACACAATGAATGAGCAATGTTAATGATGTGAAATTATCTTATTAACCTTTATATGAATAAATACTAGAATATAGTTGTTTAATAAGTGTTCATGATATAATGATATAATGATATAATTTAAAGATGATATTACATGAAATTTATGTGGTTCATGGGTAAGAGAGTATTTCAACTttaaatggttcagcactgaatatctgaaccattcagcatcaaTTGTCATTCAGATATCAAAAACAACGCAATAAATGCAGAATGATTCAACATTCAACGTTGAATCATTCCATTAAAAAGTAAACAAACACACATTAAGGTTGAGTACATGGTTAAGTAGCATGAAGGGATCACGTGGTATATGCTTCGGATATATATCCACTGTATCCGCTctgtaatatatacggagtattttgttttttgtttttttaacatcaatatccactatccactatgggggatgattctcacacacacttttttgatcctca
The window above is part of the Rutidosis leptorrhynchoides isolate AG116_Rl617_1_P2 chromosome 1, CSIRO_AGI_Rlap_v1, whole genome shotgun sequence genome. Proteins encoded here:
- the LOC139855414 gene encoding probable magnesium transporter NIPA6 isoform X1, yielding MGVSENSTGLILAVLSSGFIGTSFILKKKGLKRAAASTGFGAGHGGYTYLQEPLWWAGMITMIVGEAANFVAYAYAPAILVTPLGALSIIVSAVLAHFMLKERLKRMGVLGCVSCIVGSIIVVIHAPAESTPTSVEEIWNLAIEPAFLVYVAVTLSLVAALVMHFEPRYGQSNILIYLGICSLMGSLTVASIKAIGIAIKLTLEGVNQIAYPQTWVFVTAAVLCVITQLNYLNKALDTFNTAIVSPIYYVMFTSLTIIASVIMFKDWEHQSASDIASEICGFIIVISGTIVLHSTREQEPVAVPGTVTWYDQDPIKTVEDNEHLITVHNTDYFD
- the LOC139855405 gene encoding uncharacterized protein isoform X1 gives rise to the protein MSWIRMGVGLVTTIVVLSAVIGGANGDAVVSGSVFCDQCKDGQVSLFDYPLTGIKVSMACPGQGGQLEVIKEETTNWLGSYVMRFDGSPDMNDCRAQLSVDGQGCQAVAGPSQSLNLVFQMFDTEIYTVNHLISQPAQPMTNCPRASSPLPKPKPQPEPVTPTLPPPKRTPAPSSPHLPPLPRLPPMPSVPILEASACPYRMWAMPEYECNWRVLSPDLKVAFVFGPLARQKYGTDITLRGSMNGRGYPYKTLLRESTTALLNSYNSIQFPYHPHDVVFHFNSALIGGSTRQVLVTALRFLRANSGRPGNVTCKFTSCK
- the LOC139855405 gene encoding uncharacterized protein isoform X2, encoding MACPGQGGQLEVIKEETTNWLGSYVMRFDGSPDMNDCRAQLSVDGQGCQAVAGPSQSLNLVFQMFDTEIYTVNHLISQPAQPMTNCPRASSPLPKPKPQPEPVTPTLPPPKRTPAPSSPHLPPLPRLPPMPSVPILEASACPYRMWAMPEYECNWRVLSPDLKVAFVFGPLARQKYGTDITLRGSMNGRGYPYKTLLRESTTALLNSYNSIQFPYHPHDVVFHFNSALIGGSTRQVLVTALRFLRANSGRPGNVTCKFTSCK
- the LOC139855414 gene encoding probable magnesium transporter NIPA6 isoform X2 is translated as MITMIVGEAANFVAYAYAPAILVTPLGALSIIVSAVLAHFMLKERLKRMGVLGCVSCIVGSIIVVIHAPAESTPTSVEEIWNLAIEPAFLVYVAVTLSLVAALVMHFEPRYGQSNILIYLGICSLMGSLTVASIKAIGIAIKLTLEGVNQIAYPQTWVFVTAAVLCVITQLNYLNKALDTFNTAIVSPIYYVMFTSLTIIASVIMFKDWEHQSASDIASEICGFIIVISGTIVLHSTREQEPVAVPGTVTWYDQDPIKTVEDNEHLITVHNTDYFD